From one Deltaproteobacteria bacterium genomic stretch:
- a CDS encoding CPBP family intramembrane metalloprotease, producing the protein MDSPTPSPIQSGPVPAGAGDLSLPAGLLLLAAALVFFTLGTVAQLSDLASGLFVTQLVCFLLPAVLFARASNTRARSYLRWDRGLGWGELALVLLVSLANYFVAAALMGVCTQLLPESWRFADAARVLAATEGPQLSAIVIAVVVLAPFCEEALFRGALQRGFTARLGPRRAILLTALAFSALHADPIGFLPRVELGLLFGWLAWRTRSLAAPILAHAVNNGAATLLFFAAGVETEPEREAPLGLLLGVMAVGLVVLLPALKGLHHVAPPLPEQAEPPARLDEGRPIALRPDSLELSILGVLVFLALGIFVLFVAARAGAL; encoded by the coding sequence ATGGACTCCCCCACCCCCTCGCCCATTCAATCCGGCCCGGTCCCCGCCGGCGCGGGAGATCTCTCTCTGCCGGCCGGCCTGCTCCTCCTGGCGGCGGCGCTGGTCTTCTTCACCCTGGGCACCGTGGCTCAGCTCTCCGACCTCGCCTCCGGGCTCTTCGTGACCCAGCTGGTCTGCTTCCTCCTGCCGGCCGTGCTCTTCGCCCGCGCGAGCAACACCCGGGCCCGCAGCTACCTGCGCTGGGATCGGGGCCTCGGCTGGGGGGAGCTCGCGCTCGTCCTCCTGGTCTCCCTGGCCAACTACTTCGTGGCCGCCGCCTTGATGGGCGTGTGCACCCAGCTGCTCCCCGAGTCCTGGCGCTTCGCCGACGCCGCCCGGGTGCTGGCCGCGACCGAGGGGCCGCAGCTCTCGGCCATCGTCATCGCGGTGGTGGTGCTGGCCCCCTTCTGCGAGGAGGCCCTCTTCCGGGGCGCGCTCCAGCGCGGCTTCACCGCCCGCCTCGGCCCCCGGCGGGCCATCCTCCTCACCGCCCTGGCGTTCAGCGCCCTCCACGCCGACCCCATCGGCTTCCTGCCCCGGGTGGAGCTGGGTCTCCTCTTCGGCTGGCTGGCCTGGCGGACGCGCTCGCTGGCGGCCCCGATCCTCGCGCACGCGGTGAACAACGGCGCGGCCACCCTCCTCTTCTTCGCCGCCGGCGTCGAGACCGAGCCCGAGCGCGAGGCCCCCCTCGGTCTGCTCCTCGGGGTGATGGCGGTGGGCCTGGTGGTGCTGCTACCGGCCCTCAAGGGGCTCCACCACGTGGCCCCTCCCCTGCCCGAGCAGGCGGAGCCCCCGGCCCGCCTCGACGAGGGGCGGCCCATCGCCCTTCGGCCGGACAGCCTCGAGCTCTCGATCCTGGGCGTCCTGGTCTTCCTCGCCCTGGGGATCTTCGTCCTCTTCGTGGCCGCCCGGGCCGGCGCCCTCTAG